A single Lactuca sativa cultivar Salinas chromosome 8, Lsat_Salinas_v11, whole genome shotgun sequence DNA region contains:
- the LOC128127767 gene encoding receptor-like protein EIX2: protein MYFESTLSNVGLYLRRPVLRIVNYMLLFPVSQGYFEKRDRQAGKKKRKAAANSCWDRWSQQRRRGWLQMAVVAAAAGRATYSCLGVGNVSVICSEQERVALLKFKQSVEDPFGMLSSWVGNECCMWERIQCDGVTGNVQRVHLKAHDYYYITANKVSSSLAELRHLKYLDLSQNYFQGSRIPEFIGSLKQLTYLNLSDADFQGIIPPRIGNLSNLKVLDLSSNHHELKADDMAWAFGLSSLELLNLSYVDLSGAQNWGMMLHMIPSLKELSLSHCRLSNVNLGPFLNSSRILPNIKHLDLGYNFFKGPLPFLLQNMTFLEFLDLSWFDLSLGSNFAKLLSMMIPSLSELHLSDCGLDKTHLSSPHLNYSTLSNIQHLDLSDNLLGGIFPSFLTNMSSLEVLDLSDTMLNSSLPIMPKLLELHLSGNKFKQIEDVGIWRQCHLKQLRVTNNVFRMEMTDPPTNASECSQYSLELLELSWSLNGRIPETLGRLANLRHLDLSDNRMTGSIPESVTGLRFLQVLDLSENQLTGPIPEFLGNLTKLVLFSNKLNGLIPESLGKLAALTDLDLGSNLLNGTIPVSIGQLAKLRHLYISNNSLEGAVTEAHFANLSVLKDLDASSNTKLTFNVSCGWIPPFQLIYLSLSPCNIGNGFPQWLRHQRKLKSLELSNATLSGPLPTWLRKMPIIPYLDLSHNKLSGSLKNLPNAKNDDVYGFFVLLLLEYNLFSGSIPRSLCRRTDLEGLDLSRNMLSGKIPNCVGNLQGLTAMRLSSNQLSGAIPSSIALISSLFWLNLNKNNFTGEVPPELGNLQGLEVLDLGDNKLYGNIPNWIGKKLTSLVVLSLHKNNFTGRIPPSLCKNSNLQILDLAYNNLTGTIPRCVGNLNGMVVGHLVNVYYSDIDDDKNVIQVMKGVDLEYTTTWRMVYNMDLSSNKLMGEIPVELTALNMLVGLNLSNNHLRGGIPESIGNMMNLETLDFSKNELSGRIPSSMAALTFLSHLNLSHNNFSGQIPTGNQLQTLTDPSIYAGNKHLCGPPLQNTCSNHQDPTTISKKKYKAADEKMEVWLFYVDIMSGFGTGFWGVIGVLMFKKQWRHKLFMFAEETMDKIYVAVVISTINPKFPNIQTDIYYSWRWVTQTTKFAKLEKFEGVDFRSLKKKMHFMLTTLKAAYVLSTPRPAEPEEGVVETIKEISRDRSGTTMTTSAKVTF, encoded by the exons atgtattttgaaagtacattgtcaaaCGTTGGATTATACTTGCGTAGACCCGTTTTGCGCATTGTTAACTATATGTTGCTGTTTCCGGTGTCACAG ggttATTTCGAGAAAAGAGATAGACAAGccggaaaaaaaaaacgcaaggCAGCAGCAAATAGCTGTTGGGATCGATGGAGCCAGCAGCGCCGCCGTGGGTGGCTGCAGATGGCAGTGGTTGCGGCGGCGGCCGGCAGAG CCACATATTCTTGTTTGGGGGTTGGAAATGTTAGTGTCATTTGCTCTGAGCAAGAGCGAGTTGCTCTCCTCAAGTTCAAACAGAGTGTTGAAGATCCTTTTGGAATGTTGTCATCATGGGTTGGAAATGAGTGTTGCATGTGGGAACGAATCCAGTGTGATGGTGTCACTGGAAATGTTCAACGCGTTCATCTCAAAGCACATGACTATTACTACATAACTGCTAACAAGGTGAGTTCTTCTTTGGCAGAGTTGAGGCATCTCAAATACCTCGACTTGAGTCAGAATTATTTTCAAGGAAGTCGGATCCCTGAGTTCATTGGATCATTGAAACAGCTGACCTACCTCAATCTCTCTGATGCTGATTTTCAAGGTATTATTCCTCCTCGCATTGGAAATCTTTCTAATTTAAAGGTTCTTGATCTCAGTTCAAACCATCATGAGCTGAAGGCAGATGATATGGCATGGGCTTTTGGCCTTTCGTCACTCGAGCTTCTCAACTTGAGTTATGTGGATCTTAGTGGAGCACAAAACTGGGGCATGATGCTTCACATGATTCCCTCCTTAAAAGAGTTAAGTTTGTCACATTGTAGACTTTCCAATGTTAATCTTGGTCCTTTTCTTAATTCCAGTAGAATACTTCCTAATATAAAACACCTCGATCTTGGCTACAATTTTTTCAAAGGTCCACTCCCCTTCCTTCTTCAAAACATGACATTTCTAGAATTCCTGGATCTTTCATGGTTTGATCTTAGTTTGGGATCAAACTTTGCAAAATTGCTAAGCATGATGATCCCTTCTTTGTCAGAGCTGCATTTGTCAGATTGTGGGCTTGATAAGACGCATCTATCTTCTCCTCATCTTAATTACAGTACACTTTCTAACATCCAACACCTCGATCTTAGCGATAATTTACTTGGAGGCATATTTCCATCTTTTTTGACAAACATGAGCTCCCTAGAAGTCCTTGACCTTTCAGATACCATGCTGAATTCGTCGCTTCCTATTATGCCTAAACTTCTAGAGCTTCATCTTTCTGGTAACAAGTTTAAGCAGATTGAGGATGTTGGAATCTGGAGACAGTGCCACCTGAAACAATTGCGTGTGACAAATAATGTGTTCCGTATGGAAATGACTGACCCACCAACAAACGCATCAGAATGCTCCCAATATTCTTTGGAGTTGCTGGAATTAAGTTGGAGTTTAAATGGTAGAATTCCAGAAACACTTGGAAGACTGGCGAATTTAAGACACCTTGATCTATCGGACAACAGAATGACTGGTTCAATCCCTGAATCTGTAACAGGATTAAGATTTTTACAAGTACTTGATCTATCTGAAAACCAGTTGACTGGTCCCATTCCAGAATTCCTTGGGAACCTTACGAAACTTGTCCTTTTTTCCAACAAATTGAATGGTTTAATTCCAGAATCCCTTGGAAAATTAGCAGCTTTAACAGATTTGGATCTAGGATCTAATTTGTTAAACGGGACTATTCCAGTTTCGATTGGGCAACTTGCCAAACTCCGTCATCTCTATATCTCTAACAATTCTTTAGAAGGAGCGGTTACCGAAGCCCATTTTGCTAATCTTTCAGTGTTGAAGGACTTGGATGCTTCTTCTAACACTAAGCTGACATTCAATGTTTCATGTGGGTGGATACCTCCATTCCAGTTGATATATCTTAGTCTCAGCCCTTGCAATATCGGGAATGGATTTCCGCAGTGGCTTCGACATCAGAGGAAACTTAAGAGCTTAGAGTTGTCCAATGCTACACTTTCGGGGCCGCTGCCCACATGGCTGCGGAAGATGCCCATCATTCCTTATTTAGATCTCTCTCATAACAAACTCAGCGGATCTTTGAAAAACCTTCCTAATGCGAAAAATGATGATGTATATGGGTTTTTTGTTCTATTACTTCTGGAATATAACCTTTTCAGTGGGTCAATTCCAAGGTCATTATGCAGAAGAACAGATTTGGAAGGGCTTGATCTTTCAAGAAACATGTTAAGTGGGAAAATTCCCAACTGTGTGGGGAATCTGCAGGGTTTGACTGCCATGAGATTAAGCTCAAATCAGCTCTCTGGTGCCATTCCTAGCTCAATTGCTCTTATTTCATCATTATTTTGGTTAAATTTGAACAAAAATAACTTTACTGGTGAAGTTCCTCCAGAATTAGGGAATCTACAAGGTTTGGAAGTCTTAGATTTGGGTGACAATAAATTATATGGAAATATACCCAATTGGATAGGGAAAAAACTTACATCTTTGGTAGTTTTGAGTTTACACAAAAACAACTTCACTGGTAGAATTCCTCCATCTCTTTGCAAAAATTCAAATCTTCAAATTTTGGATCTTGCATACAACAACTTAACCGGAACCATCCCTCGTTGTGTAGGAAACTTAAATGGCATGGTTGTGGGTCACTTGGTGAATGTGTATTATTCAGATATCGATGATGATAAGAATGTGATTCAGGTCATGAAAGGTGTTGATCTTGAATATACAACAACTTGGAGAATGGTTTATAACATGGACCTTTCAAGCAATAAACTTATGGGAGAAATACCGGTCGAGCTAACTGCACTTAACATGTTGGTGGGTCTGAATCTGTCTAATAATCATCTGAGAGGGGGTATTCCAGAGAGCATCGGAAACATGATGAATTTGGAAACTCTTGATTTCTCAAAAAACGAGTTGAGCGGGAGGATCCCTTCAAGCATGGCGGCTTTGACTTTTTTGAGCCATTTgaatttgtcacacaacaactttTCGGGACAAATTCCAACAGGAAATCAACTGCAGACGCTTACTGATCCATCAATATATGCTGGGAACAAACATCTATGTGGACCTCCATTGCAAAACACTTGCTCAAATCATCAAGATCCAACAACAATAAGCAAGAAGAAATACAAAGCAGCTGATGAGAAGATGGAGGTATGGTTGTTTTATGTTGATATAATGAGTGGTTTTGGAACAGGGTTTTGGGGTGTTATTGGAGTTCTGATGTTCAAGAAGCAGTGGAGACACAAACTTTTCATGTTTGCTGAGGAAACCATGGATAAGATATACGTTGCAGTTGTG
- the LOC111904104 gene encoding receptor-like protein EIX2: MGIHLIFICVFLFAATYTCLGVGNVSVLCSEKERVALLNFKHSIQDPFEMLSSWVGNECCLWEGIQCDGVTGNVQRLHLKGDWPYPYNYLAGNKVSSSLAELRHLKYLDLSGNDFQGSQIPEFIGSLKHLSYLNLSYAGFEGIIPPHIGNLSNLKVLDLSSYDSENFLKADDMAWAFGLSSLELLNLSYVDLSGAQNWDMMLHMIPSLKELSLSHCRLSNVNLGPFLNSSRILPNIKHLDLGYNSFKGPLPFLLQNMTFLEFLDLSWFDLSLGSNFAKLLSMIPSLSELHLSGCGLDKTRLSSPHLNYSTLSNIQHLDLSNNPLGGIFPSVLTNMSSLEVLDLSDTMLNSSLPILPKLLELHLSGNKFKQIEDVGIWRQGHLKQLSVTDNEFAMEMIDTPKNASECSIYALEFLELSRSLKGRIPETLGRLMNLRHLDLSYNKLTGSIPESVRGLRFLQVLDLSENQLTGPIPEFLGNLTQLILSYNQLNGSIPESLGKLAALTKLYLHSNLLDGTIPVSIGQLAKLHTLSISNNSLEGAVTEAHFANLSVLKLLDASSNSKLTLNVSCGWIPPFQLISLSLSSCKIGNGFPQWLRHQRKLKRLLLFNATLSGPLPTWLQKMPIISWLDLSHNKLSGSLKNLPNAGNGDAYWPLPLLLLEYNLFSGSIPRSLCRRTNLKGLDLSRNMLSGKIPNCVGNLQGLAIMSISSNQLSGAIPSSIALISSLFWLNLNKNNFTGEVPPELGNLQSLGVLDLGDNKLYGNIPNWIGKKLTSLVVLSLHKNNFTGRIPPSLCKNSNLQILDLAYNNLTGTIPPCVGNLNGMVVSHLIYEHLDIDHDKNVIQVMKGVDLEYTTTWRIVYNMDLSSNKLEGEIPVELTTLSLLVGLNLSNNHLRGGIPDSIGNMMKLETLDFSKNKLSGSIPPSMAALTFLSHLNLSHNNLSGQIPTGNQLQTLIDDPSIYAGNKHLCGPPLQNTCSNHQDSTTTTSKKKHKAADEKMEVWLFYVDIMSGFGTGFWGVIGVLMFKKQWRHKLFMFAEETMDKIYVAVVVRVAKFKRGRE, encoded by the coding sequence ATGGGGATCCATCTCATTttcatatgtgtgtttttgtttgCAGCCACATATACTTGTTTGGGGGTTGGAAATGTTAGTGTCCTTTGCTCTGAGAAAGAGAGAGTTGCTCTTCTCAACTTCAAACACAGTATCCAAGATCCTTTTGAAATGTTGTCATCATGGGTTGGAAATGAGTGTTGCCTGTGGGAAGGAATCCAGTGTGACGGTGTCACTGGAAATGTTCAACGCCTTCATCTCAAAGGAGATTGGCCCTACCCCTACAATTACTTAGCTGGTAACAAGGTGAGTTCTTCTTTGGCAGAGTTGAGGCATCTCAAATACCTCGACTTGAGTGGGAATGATTTCCAAGGAAGTCAGATCCCTGAGTTTATTGGATCCTTGAAACACCTGAGTTACCTGAATCTCTCTTATGCTGGTTTTGAAGGTATCATTCCTCCTCACATTGGAAATCTTTCTAATTTAAAGGTTCTTGATCTCAGTTCATACGATTCTGAAAACTTTCTGAAGGCAGATGATATGGCATGGGCTTTTGGCCTTTCGTCACTCGAGCTTCTCAACTTGAGTTATGTGGATCTTAGTGGAGCACAAAACTGGGACATGATGCTTCACATGATTCCCTCCTTAAAAGAGTTAAGTTTGTCACATTGTAGACTTTCCAATGTTAATCTTGGTCCTTTTCTTAATTCCAGTAGAATACTTCCTAATATAAAACACCTCGATCTTGGCTACAATTCTTTCAAAGGTCCACTCCCCTTCCTTCTTCAAAACATGACATTTCTAGAATTCCTGGATCTTTCATGGTTTGATCTTAGTTTGGGATCAAACTTTGCAAAATTGCTAAGCATGATCCCTTCTTTGTCAGAGCTTCATTTGTCAGGTTGTGGGCTGGATAAGACGCGTTTATCTTCTCCACATCTTAATTACAGTACACTTTCTAACATCCAGCACCTCGATCTTAGCAATAATCCACTTGGAGGTATATTTCCATCTGTATTGACAAACATGAGCTCCCTAGAAGTCCTTGACCTTTCAGATACCATGTTGAATTCATCTCTTCCTATTCTGCCTAAACTTCTAGAGCTTCATCTTTCTGGTAACAAGTTTAAGCAGATTGAGGATGTTGGAATCTGGAGACAGGGCCACCTGAAACAATTAAGTGTAACAGATAATGAGTTTGCTATGGAAATGATTGACACACCAAAAAATGCATCAGAGTGCTCCATATATGCTTTGGAGTTTCTGGAATTAAGTCGGAGTTTAAAAGGTAGAATTCCAGAAACACTTGGAAGACTGATGAATTTAAGACACCTTGATCTATCATACAACAAACTGACTGGTTCAATCCCTGAATCTGTAAGAGGATTAAGATTTTTACAAGTACTTGATCTATCTGAAAACCAGTTGACTGGTCCCATTCCAGAATTCCTTGGGAATCTTACCCAACTCATCCTTTCTTATAACCAATTGAATGGTTCAATTCCAGAATCCCTTGGAAAATTAGCAGCTTTAACAAAATTGTATCTACATTCTAATTTATTAGACGGGACTATTCCAGTTTCGATTGGGCAACTTGCCAAACTCCATACTCTCTCTATCTCTAACAATTCTTTAGAAGGAGCGGTTACCGAAGCCCATTTTGCTAATCTTTCAGTGTTGAAGCTCTTGGATGCTTCTTCTAACAGTAAGCTGACATTGAATGTTTCATGTGGGTGGATACCTCCATTCCAGTTGATATCTCTTAGTCTCAGCTCTTGCAAAATCGGGAATGGATTTCCGCAGTGGCTTCGACATCAAAGGAAACTTAAGAGGTTATTGTTGTTCAATGCTACACTTTCGGGGCCGCTGCCCACATGGCTGCAGAAGATGCCCATCATTTCTTGGTTAGATCTCTCTCACAACAAACTCAGCGGATCTTTGAAAAACCTTCCTAATGCAGGAAATGGTGATGCATATTGGCCTTTACCTCTATTACTTCTGGAATATAACCTTTTCAGTGGGTCAATTCCAAGGTCATTATGCAGAAGAACAAATTTGAAAGGGCTTGATCTTTCAAGAAACATGTTAAGTGGGAAAATTCCCAACTGTGTGGGGAATCTGCAGGGTTTGGCTATCATGAGTATAAGCTCAAATCAGCTCTCTGGTGCCATTCCTAGCTCAATTGCTCTTATTTCATCATTATTTTGGTTAAATTTGAACAAAAATAACTTTACTGGTGAAGTTCCTCCAGAATTAGGGAATCTACAAAGTTTGGGAGTCTTAGATTTGGGTGACAATAAATTATATGGAAATATACCCAATTGGATAGGGAAAAAACTTACATCTTTGGTAGTTTTGAGTTTACACAAAAACAACTTCACTGGTAGAATTCCTCCATCTCTTTGCAAAAATTCAAATCTTCAAATTTTGGATCTTGCATACAACAACTTAACCGGAACCATCCCTCCGTGTGTAGGAAACTTAAATGGCATGGTTGTGAGTCACTTGATATACGAGCATTTAGATATCGATCATGATAAGAATGTGATTCAGGTCATGAAAGGTGTTGATCTTGAATATACAACAACTTGGAGAATAGTTTATAACATGGACCTTTCAAGCAATAAACTTGAGGGAGAAATACCGGTCGAGCTAACTACACTTTCTTTGTTGGTGGGTCTGAATCTGTCTAATAATCATCTGAGAGGGGGTATTCCAGACAGCATTGGAAACATGATGAAGTTGGAAACTCTTGATTTCTCAAAAAACAAGTTGAGCGGGAGCATCCCTCCAAGCATGGCAGCTTTGACTTTTTTGAGCCATTTgaatttgtcacacaacaacttgtCGGGTCAAATTCCAACAGGAAATCAACTGCAGACGCTTATTGATGATCCATCAATATATGCTGGGAACAAACATCTATGTGGACCTCCATTGCAAAACACTTGCTCAAATCATCAagattcaacaacaacaacaagcaaGAAGAAACACAAAGCAGCTGATGAGAAGATGGAGGTATGGTTGTTTTATGTGGATATAATGAGTGGTTTTGGAACAGGGTTTTGGGGTGTTATTGGAGTTCTGATGTTCAAGAAGCAGTGGAGACACAAACTTTTCATGTTTGCTGAGGAAACCATGGATAAGATATACGTTGCAGTTGTGGTAAGAGTTGCCAAGTTCAAGAGAGGAAGAGAATAG